A single genomic interval of Bradyrhizobium japonicum USDA 6 harbors:
- a CDS encoding PaaI family thioesterase, whose product MSTSPTTLPFEELAEAIKGRRSDYGHISGLQLDRFAPAEAWSSLPYRPVFVGDSETGVLHGGVVTAMLDESCGMAVQLALDGTRAIATLDLRIDYQKPATPGLDIKAHSVCYRTTRSIAFVRSTAYQESEDDPVATATACFMIGANRTNMLADRRMDSRSIPTLEAPDDPDGPFANSPFARCLGIRVNDDGTLTMPFSPQIIGNPILPAIHGGMTGAFLETSAILGVRRELGIAALPKPIGLTVNYLRSGRALDTVANVSIVKQGRRIVAFEARAWQGDANKPIATAFGHFMLRPTPGSDEE is encoded by the coding sequence ATGTCCACTTCACCCACCACGCTGCCGTTCGAGGAACTCGCCGAGGCGATCAAGGGCCGCCGTTCCGACTACGGCCATATCAGCGGGCTCCAGCTCGACCGCTTCGCCCCCGCCGAGGCCTGGTCCAGCCTGCCCTATCGTCCGGTCTTCGTCGGCGACAGCGAGACCGGCGTGCTGCATGGCGGCGTCGTCACCGCGATGCTGGACGAGAGCTGCGGCATGGCCGTGCAACTTGCGCTCGACGGCACGCGCGCGATCGCAACCCTGGATCTGCGCATCGATTATCAGAAGCCGGCAACGCCGGGCCTCGACATCAAGGCGCATTCGGTCTGCTACCGCACCACGCGTTCGATCGCCTTCGTGCGCTCCACCGCCTATCAGGAGTCTGAGGACGATCCGGTCGCAACCGCGACCGCCTGCTTCATGATCGGCGCTAACCGCACCAACATGCTCGCGGACCGCAGGATGGACTCGCGCAGCATCCCGACGCTGGAGGCGCCCGACGATCCGGATGGCCCGTTCGCCAACAGCCCGTTCGCGCGCTGCCTCGGCATTCGCGTCAATGACGACGGCACGCTGACGATGCCGTTCTCACCGCAGATCATCGGCAACCCGATCCTGCCCGCGATCCATGGCGGCATGACCGGTGCCTTCCTCGAGACCTCCGCGATCCTCGGCGTGAGGCGCGAGCTCGGTATCGCTGCGCTGCCCAAGCCGATCGGGCTCACCGTCAACTATCTGCGTTCCGGACGTGCCCTCGATACCGTCGCCAATGTCTCGATCGTGAAACAGGGCCGGCGCATCGTCGCCTTCGAGGCGCGGGCCTGGCAGGGCGATGCGAACAAGCCGATCGCCACCGCTTTCGGCCATTTCATGCTGCGGCCAACGCCCGGAAGTGACGAGGAATAG
- a CDS encoding LON peptidase substrate-binding domain-containing protein, whose translation MRDFRDAKAMAQALRESLTHKAVTISHSESLELVSKMLGAADWNTLSAMLQADRRDTVAPAARLKTTTALYPAVPLRDLVPFPNATYPLFVGRESTVRALNQAFDGGQEVVLAIQREAAVDDPRFSDVYEIGILAQLLELVPLEDGTFRVLTRGLRRVALRSFAAESAAYQAEVSDVSEGATRDARDLIRRIYQRFQDYAAAHGILVPDLWLFFDQTRDPGQIADTVATRMKLSIRDKYELLATLDPMKRLERIEALLNASQRPVSANYAATKRQALDHADRRRHQYATLEHLLLALIDDAEASAVMRACDADLGGLSQGLVQYLDNELKHTVIEAASAEPTAAFKRVDQRAAFLAQEVGYAAVTGANALVALFAETRSPAARLLAEHGVSRGRADKAIARGVGKGEP comes from the coding sequence ATGCGCGATTTTCGCGATGCCAAGGCTATGGCGCAGGCCCTGCGCGAATCCCTGACCCATAAGGCCGTTACCATCAGCCACAGCGAGAGCCTGGAGCTGGTGTCGAAGATGCTCGGCGCTGCCGACTGGAACACGTTGTCGGCCATGCTTCAGGCAGATCGTCGCGACACCGTCGCGCCGGCTGCACGGCTCAAGACGACAACGGCGCTCTATCCGGCCGTTCCGCTGCGCGATCTCGTTCCATTTCCGAATGCGACCTACCCGCTGTTTGTGGGCCGCGAGAGCACCGTTCGGGCCCTGAACCAGGCGTTCGACGGCGGACAGGAGGTCGTGCTGGCGATCCAGCGCGAGGCAGCCGTTGATGATCCCCGGTTTTCCGATGTCTACGAGATCGGCATATTGGCCCAGCTGCTCGAACTCGTGCCGCTCGAAGATGGCACGTTCAGGGTGCTGACGCGCGGACTCCGGCGTGTCGCGCTGCGTAGCTTTGCCGCTGAATCAGCCGCGTATCAGGCCGAGGTCTCCGACGTCAGCGAGGGAGCGACCCGCGATGCGAGGGATCTGATCCGAAGGATCTATCAGCGCTTCCAGGACTACGCGGCGGCCCACGGAATCCTCGTGCCGGACCTCTGGCTGTTCTTCGATCAAACCCGTGATCCCGGACAGATCGCCGATACCGTTGCGACGCGGATGAAGTTATCCATCAGGGACAAATACGAGCTGTTGGCGACGCTCGATCCCATGAAGCGGCTCGAACGGATCGAGGCGCTGCTCAATGCGTCGCAGCGCCCGGTGTCGGCAAATTACGCGGCGACGAAACGGCAGGCGCTCGATCATGCCGATCGGCGTCGCCATCAATACGCCACGCTCGAGCATCTGCTGCTCGCCCTGATCGATGATGCGGAAGCCTCCGCGGTGATGCGCGCCTGCGATGCCGATCTTGGCGGGTTGAGCCAGGGTCTCGTGCAATATCTCGACAACGAGCTCAAGCACACGGTGATCGAGGCAGCCAGCGCCGAGCCCACGGCGGCGTTCAAGCGCGTCGATCAGCGCGCCGCGTTCCTCGCCCAGGAGGTGGGTTACGCGGCGGTGACCGGCGCCAACGCGCTTGTTGCCTTGTTTGCCGAAACGCGAAGCCCGGCGGCACGTCTGCTCGCGGAGCATGGCGTTTCGCGCGGGCGTGCTGACAAAGCGATCGCGCGCGGCGTTGGCAAGGGCGAGCCGTAG
- a CDS encoding amidase, producing MTLPMSWNEWAQHDGVGLAARVRKGELTAKELARQAAAGVAKVNPALSGVVELFEDVIADPAKDGANLAGPFAGLPFLMKDLGPTMKGRLQEMGSLLMRGNRAAADTFLTGKFRQAGLNLIGRTTTPEFGVCSSADNPAVYVTRNPWNTDYTTCGSSAGSAAMVAAGVVPIAHATDGGGSIRIPAGVNGNIGLKVSRGVFSLAPHMSDLTGLVSIQGCQSRSVRDTAAFVDHARGPAPGEFMPFWTTAQPYSEMIKRDPSKLRIALSHTWGDYTATPEIAAELEKTGRFLEGLGHHVEYALPELDFRAAFAAQTTCYISNFAVVISNMLAARGLEKPPEDLIEPMNIRIWEAGRHTSFAERAKMQGVFNTTSRGFGAFFEQWDVILTPITALPTPKVGTREYLTISDNPDVLDWFGNLWRFFAFTPLANLCGMPAISMPMAEQDHGLPLGIQAIAKQANDGLLLQLAAQIERALDGKWNGGKKPKVHVG from the coding sequence ATGACTTTGCCGATGAGCTGGAATGAATGGGCGCAGCACGATGGCGTTGGCCTCGCGGCGCGCGTCCGCAAGGGCGAACTGACGGCGAAGGAACTGGCGCGCCAGGCCGCCGCGGGCGTGGCCAAGGTCAATCCGGCACTGTCCGGCGTGGTCGAGCTGTTCGAGGACGTGATCGCCGATCCGGCCAAGGACGGCGCCAATCTCGCCGGCCCGTTCGCCGGCCTGCCCTTCCTGATGAAGGACCTCGGACCGACCATGAAGGGCCGGCTGCAGGAGATGGGCTCGCTGCTGATGCGCGGCAATCGCGCCGCGGCCGATACGTTCCTCACCGGCAAATTCCGCCAGGCAGGCCTCAACCTGATCGGACGCACGACGACGCCGGAATTCGGCGTGTGCAGCTCGGCCGACAATCCCGCCGTCTACGTGACGCGCAATCCCTGGAACACCGACTACACCACCTGCGGTTCGTCCGCCGGGAGCGCGGCGATGGTCGCGGCCGGCGTCGTGCCGATCGCACATGCGACCGACGGCGGCGGCTCGATCCGCATTCCCGCCGGCGTCAACGGCAATATCGGTTTGAAAGTGTCGCGCGGCGTGTTCTCGCTCGCGCCGCACATGTCCGACCTTACCGGTCTCGTCTCGATCCAGGGCTGCCAATCGCGCTCGGTGCGCGACACCGCCGCCTTCGTCGATCATGCCCGCGGGCCTGCGCCCGGCGAGTTCATGCCGTTCTGGACCACGGCGCAGCCCTATTCCGAGATGATCAAGCGCGACCCGTCAAAGCTCCGCATCGCGCTGTCGCACACCTGGGGCGACTACACCGCAACGCCGGAGATCGCCGCTGAGCTGGAGAAGACCGGCCGCTTCCTCGAAGGCCTTGGCCATCACGTCGAATACGCGCTGCCCGAGCTCGACTTCCGCGCCGCGTTCGCGGCGCAGACCACCTGCTACATCAGCAATTTTGCCGTGGTGATCTCCAACATGCTTGCCGCGCGCGGACTGGAAAAGCCACCCGAAGATCTGATCGAGCCCATGAACATCAGGATCTGGGAAGCCGGTCGGCACACGAGCTTCGCCGAGCGGGCGAAGATGCAAGGCGTGTTCAACACGACCTCGCGCGGCTTCGGCGCGTTCTTCGAGCAGTGGGACGTCATCCTGACGCCGATCACCGCGTTGCCGACGCCGAAGGTGGGCACCAGGGAATATCTCACCATCTCCGACAATCCCGACGTGCTCGACTGGTTCGGCAATCTCTGGCGCTTCTTCGCCTTCACGCCGCTCGCCAATCTCTGCGGCATGCCGGCGATCTCGATGCCGATGGCAGAGCAAGACCACGGCCTGCCGCTCGGCATCCAGGCCATCGCCAAGCAGGCCAATGACGGCCTGCTGCTGCAGCTGGCCGCCCAGATCGAGCGCGCACTCGACGGCAAGTGGAACGGCGGCAAGAAGCCGAAGGTGCATGTGGGCTGA
- a CDS encoding ring-opening amidohydrolase, with protein sequence MRTASVGVFKVATTGPGDVSGLMAMIGSGAIDPATILAILGKTEGNGGVNDFTREYAVAALCTALAPELGLSPEAVEQRIAFVMSGGTEGVLSPHITVFTRREAERPAGMSGKRLSIGMAHTRDFLPEEIGRSAQIMETARAVSAAMADAGIIDPADVHFVQIKCPLLTSDRVEAANARGSKTATTSAYSSMAYSRGASALGVAVALGEIDSDVHDDDVLRRYDLFSSVASTSSGIELMHNVIIVLGNSASSASDFEIGHAVMNDAIDAPAVVSALNSVGLGVGLGVAPRATEGRELVNIFAKAEASPDGSVRGFRHTMLEDTDISSTRHARAAVGGLIAGLAGTGAVYVSGGAEHQGPAGGGPVAAIARLS encoded by the coding sequence ATGCGGACAGCATCGGTCGGCGTCTTCAAGGTCGCCACCACCGGCCCCGGCGACGTCTCCGGCCTCATGGCCATGATCGGCTCCGGCGCGATCGACCCGGCAACGATTTTGGCCATCCTCGGCAAGACCGAAGGCAATGGCGGCGTCAACGATTTTACGCGGGAGTATGCCGTTGCTGCGTTGTGCACGGCGCTGGCGCCAGAACTCGGCCTTTCGCCAGAGGCAGTCGAGCAGCGGATCGCCTTCGTGATGTCGGGTGGCACCGAAGGCGTGCTCAGCCCGCATATCACGGTGTTCACGCGGCGCGAGGCTGAGCGCCCGGCAGGCATGTCCGGCAAGCGCTTGAGCATCGGCATGGCGCACACCCGGGACTTCCTCCCGGAAGAGATCGGCCGCTCGGCACAGATCATGGAAACGGCCCGGGCGGTCAGTGCCGCGATGGCGGATGCCGGCATCATCGATCCCGCCGACGTCCATTTCGTGCAGATCAAATGCCCGCTGCTCACCAGCGACCGCGTCGAAGCAGCAAACGCGCGCGGCAGCAAGACGGCCACGACCAGCGCCTACAGCTCGATGGCCTATTCGCGCGGCGCCTCCGCGCTTGGGGTCGCGGTCGCGCTCGGCGAGATCGATTCCGACGTTCACGACGACGACGTGCTGCGGCGCTACGATCTGTTCTCGTCGGTTGCGTCCACCTCGTCAGGGATCGAGCTGATGCACAACGTCATCATCGTGCTCGGCAACTCGGCGTCTTCAGCGAGCGACTTCGAGATCGGCCACGCCGTGATGAACGATGCCATCGATGCCCCGGCGGTGGTGTCGGCGTTGAACAGCGTCGGGCTTGGTGTTGGCCTCGGCGTCGCGCCGCGAGCCACCGAGGGCCGCGAGCTCGTCAACATCTTCGCCAAGGCCGAGGCCTCGCCTGATGGCAGCGTGCGCGGCTTCCGCCACACCATGCTGGAAGACACCGACATCAGCTCGACGCGCCACGCCCGCGCGGCCGTCGGCGGCCTGATCGCCGGCCTCGCCGGCACCGGCGCGGTCTATGTCTCCGGCGGTGCCGAGCATCAGGGACCGGCCGGCGGCGGCCCGGTTGCGGCGATCGCGCGGCTGTCTTAA
- a CDS encoding Tex family protein, which produces MANINQKIAQELGVRAEQVEATVTLLDGGATVPFIARYRKEATGALDDAQLRTLEERLGYLRELEDRRKAILESVREQGKLDAALEASILAADSKARLEDIYLPFKPKRRTKAEIAKEAGLEPLANQLMAESGNDPKVVAEAFINAEKGVADAAAALDGARAILVERFDEDADLIGALREEMWTNARMASKVRDGKKTEGEKFADYFEFSEPLTKLPSHRILAMFRGEKEEILDLQIQAEAEAPPPGVPSAYELKIMKRFGIADLKRAGDRWLIDTVRWAWRTKIQVHLNIDLRMRLWNAAETEAVRVFASNLRDLLLAAPAGTRVTMGLDPGYRTGVKVAVTDATGKVVDTAVIYPHEPQRQWNEALAILGKLALKHRVELIAIGNGTASRETDKLAGDLVKGLAELKMTKIVVSEAGASVYSASAFASEELPDLDVTLRGAVSIARRLQDPLAELVKIEPKAIGVGQYQHDLGQAKLAKSLDAVVEDCVNAVGVDVNTASAPLLARVSGVGSGLASSIVAHRDANGPFKSRKALKDVPRLGPKAFEQCAGFLRILGGEDPLDASGVHPEAYPVVRRILSATKSDIKALIGSSEIVRTLKPKDFVDETFGLPTVTDILRELEKPGRDPRPAFKAAVFKEGVEEIKHLQKGMILEGTVTNVAAFGAFVDIGVHQDGLVHISAMSRNYIKDPREVVKPGDIVKVKVLDFEVARKRISLTLRLDDEVGAKKDAPGMQRDNSSRNPARMTSSAPRNQESSGGGALAEAMRRAAEKNGGKRA; this is translated from the coding sequence GTGGCAAATATCAACCAGAAAATTGCGCAGGAGCTTGGGGTACGGGCGGAGCAGGTCGAGGCGACGGTGACGTTGCTCGACGGCGGCGCCACGGTTCCCTTCATCGCCCGCTACCGCAAGGAAGCGACTGGTGCGCTCGACGACGCGCAATTGCGCACCCTGGAGGAGCGCCTGGGCTATTTGCGCGAGCTCGAAGACCGCCGCAAGGCCATCCTCGAATCGGTCCGCGAGCAGGGCAAGCTCGATGCCGCGCTCGAAGCCTCCATTCTCGCCGCCGACAGCAAGGCGCGCCTCGAAGACATCTATTTGCCGTTCAAGCCGAAGCGCCGTACCAAGGCCGAGATCGCCAAGGAAGCCGGGCTCGAGCCGCTCGCCAATCAGCTGATGGCTGAGTCCGGCAACGATCCGAAGGTCGTGGCCGAAGCCTTCATCAACGCCGAGAAGGGCGTGGCGGATGCCGCTGCCGCGCTCGATGGCGCCCGCGCCATCCTGGTCGAGCGCTTCGACGAGGACGCCGACCTGATCGGTGCTTTGCGCGAGGAGATGTGGACCAATGCGCGCATGGCCTCCAAGGTGCGCGACGGCAAGAAGACCGAGGGCGAGAAGTTCGCCGACTATTTCGAGTTCTCCGAGCCGCTGACGAAGCTCCCGTCGCACCGCATCCTCGCGATGTTCCGCGGCGAGAAGGAAGAGATACTCGATCTCCAGATCCAGGCCGAAGCCGAAGCGCCGCCGCCGGGAGTGCCGAGCGCTTATGAATTGAAGATCATGAAGCGGTTCGGCATCGCCGACCTCAAGCGCGCCGGCGACCGCTGGCTGATCGACACCGTGCGCTGGGCCTGGCGGACCAAGATCCAGGTGCATCTCAACATCGACCTGCGCATGCGGCTGTGGAACGCGGCCGAGACCGAGGCCGTGCGCGTGTTCGCTTCCAATTTGCGCGACCTGCTGCTCGCGGCACCCGCCGGCACCCGCGTCACCATGGGCCTCGATCCCGGTTACCGCACCGGCGTCAAGGTCGCCGTCACTGACGCGACCGGCAAGGTGGTCGATACCGCCGTGATCTATCCGCACGAGCCGCAGCGGCAGTGGAACGAGGCGCTCGCGATCCTCGGCAAGCTTGCGCTGAAGCATCGTGTCGAGCTGATCGCGATCGGCAACGGCACCGCTTCGCGCGAAACCGACAAGCTCGCAGGCGATCTCGTCAAGGGCCTGGCCGAGCTGAAGATGACCAAGATCGTGGTGTCGGAAGCCGGCGCGTCGGTCTATTCGGCCTCGGCTTTCGCCTCCGAAGAATTGCCTGATCTCGACGTCACCCTGCGCGGCGCAGTCTCGATCGCCCGCCGTCTTCAGGACCCGCTCGCCGAGCTCGTCAAGATCGAGCCCAAGGCGATCGGCGTCGGCCAGTACCAGCACGACCTCGGCCAGGCCAAGCTCGCCAAATCGCTCGATGCCGTGGTCGAGGACTGCGTGAACGCGGTCGGCGTCGACGTCAACACCGCCTCGGCACCGCTGCTGGCCCGCGTGTCGGGCGTCGGCTCCGGCCTCGCCTCGAGCATCGTGGCACACCGCGACGCCAACGGCCCGTTCAAGTCGCGCAAGGCGCTCAAGGACGTGCCGCGCCTCGGCCCGAAGGCGTTCGAGCAGTGTGCGGGCTTCCTGCGCATCCTCGGCGGCGAGGACCCGCTCGACGCCTCCGGCGTGCATCCGGAAGCCTATCCCGTGGTGCGCCGGATTCTCAGCGCCACCAAGAGCGACATCAAGGCGCTGATCGGCAGCAGCGAGATCGTGCGTACGCTGAAGCCCAAGGATTTCGTCGACGAGACCTTCGGTCTGCCGACCGTCACCGACATCCTGCGCGAGCTCGAGAAGCCCGGCCGCGACCCGCGTCCGGCGTTCAAGGCCGCGGTGTTCAAGGAAGGCGTCGAGGAGATCAAGCATCTCCAGAAGGGCATGATCCTCGAGGGCACCGTGACCAACGTTGCCGCCTTCGGCGCCTTCGTCGATATCGGCGTGCACCAGGACGGCCTGGTTCACATCTCGGCGATGTCCAGGAACTACATCAAGGATCCGCGCGAGGTGGTGAAGCCCGGCGACATCGTCAAGGTGAAGGTGCTGGACTTCGAGGTCGCCCGCAAGCGCATCTCGCTGACATTGCGCCTCGACGACGAGGTCGGCGCCAAGAAGGATGCACCCGGCATGCAGCGGGACAACAGCTCGCGAAACCCCGCGCGCATGACGTCGTCGGCCCCGCGCAACCAGGAATCCTCCGGCGGCGGTGCCCTCGCCGAAGCCATGCGCCGCGCGGCCGAGAAGAACGGCGGCAAGCGGGCGTGA
- a CDS encoding response regulator transcription factor, protein MTGGHRRILVVEDDPETAGQLVEELTTSGYDVDLAATGREALSHGVARDYAVITIDRMLPDIDGIAVMRQLRDDGIAAPFLIISALGEVDDRVRGLRAGGDDYLVKPFSFVELLARLEALGRRSETVAKETILRVGDLAIDLIARNASRRGRKIPLLPREFQLLEYLVRNEGRVVSRAMLLQHVWDLHFDPSTNIIDVYVGRVRRKVDDAQAYPLIHTIRGIGYCLRAPG, encoded by the coding sequence ATGACCGGAGGTCACCGTCGCATTCTGGTCGTCGAGGACGATCCGGAAACCGCAGGCCAGCTCGTCGAGGAACTGACCACCTCGGGCTACGACGTCGATCTTGCCGCGACGGGTCGTGAAGCCCTGAGTCACGGCGTCGCCCGCGACTATGCCGTGATCACCATCGACCGCATGCTGCCCGACATCGACGGCATCGCCGTGATGCGCCAGTTGCGCGACGACGGCATCGCCGCGCCCTTCCTGATCATCTCCGCGCTCGGCGAGGTCGACGACCGCGTGCGCGGTTTGCGCGCCGGCGGCGATGACTATCTCGTCAAGCCGTTCTCGTTCGTCGAGCTGCTGGCGCGCCTCGAGGCGCTGGGCCGGCGCAGCGAGACCGTCGCCAAGGAAACGATTTTGCGGGTCGGCGATCTCGCAATCGACCTGATCGCGCGCAACGCCAGCCGGCGCGGCCGGAAAATTCCGCTGCTGCCGCGCGAGTTTCAGCTGCTCGAATATCTCGTCCGCAACGAGGGCCGCGTCGTCTCCCGGGCGATGCTGCTCCAGCATGTTTGGGACCTGCATTTCGATCCCTCCACCAACATCATCGACGTCTATGTCGGGCGCGTCCGCCGCAAGGTCGACGATGCCCAGGCCTATCCGCTGATCCATACCATCCGCGGCATCGGATATTGCCTCCGTGCTCCTGGCTAA
- a CDS encoding sensor histidine kinase, with protein sequence MLLAKTLRSSTFRLALIAIAAFGLIVAAIMAYVYFGTIAYVQGRVGDAGDHSGFTAMIELAMVAVAVLLAVLAGLAAVLVTRRTVGRIEEINATSRAIMLSGLDRRIPLRGSHDEWDRVAENLNQMLDRIETLMGEVKQASDSVAHDLRTPLTRMRGRLEKAYHTPRNGEADAVLIGDTIADLDSVLGMFASITRISEIETRARRSAFRTLDLAEIAGEVVELYDAAAEQVATRLSLGGDREVAITGDRDLLFDAIANLVDNAIKHGRAGGQVTVTCRSAGGGAVIAIADDGPGIPTGECDQVFKRFYRLEQSRYTPGNGLGLSLVAAVAGLHGAEIALHDNAPGLTVRLSFPATSAR encoded by the coding sequence GTGCTCCTGGCTAAGACGCTCCGCTCCTCCACCTTCCGTTTGGCACTGATCGCGATCGCGGCGTTCGGGCTGATCGTCGCGGCGATCATGGCCTATGTCTATTTCGGCACGATCGCCTATGTGCAGGGCCGGGTCGGCGACGCCGGCGATCACAGCGGCTTCACCGCGATGATCGAGCTCGCGATGGTCGCCGTCGCCGTGCTGCTGGCCGTGCTGGCCGGGCTCGCCGCCGTGCTGGTGACGCGGCGCACGGTCGGACGGATCGAGGAGATCAATGCGACCAGCCGCGCCATCATGCTGTCGGGGCTCGACCGGCGCATTCCCTTGCGCGGCAGTCACGACGAGTGGGACCGCGTCGCCGAAAACCTCAATCAGATGCTCGACCGCATCGAGACGCTGATGGGCGAGGTCAAGCAGGCCAGCGACAGCGTCGCCCACGATTTGCGCACGCCGCTGACACGCATGCGCGGCCGGCTGGAAAAAGCCTATCACACCCCGCGCAACGGTGAGGCCGACGCCGTGCTGATCGGCGACACCATCGCCGATCTCGATTCGGTGCTCGGAATGTTCGCTTCCATCACGCGGATCTCGGAGATCGAGACCCGCGCCCGCCGGAGTGCGTTTCGCACGCTCGACCTCGCTGAAATTGCCGGCGAGGTCGTCGAGCTCTACGACGCCGCGGCCGAGCAGGTCGCGACCCGCCTCAGCCTTGGTGGCGATCGCGAGGTGGCGATTACAGGGGACCGCGACCTGCTGTTCGACGCCATCGCCAATCTGGTTGACAACGCGATCAAGCACGGTCGCGCGGGCGGGCAGGTCACCGTCACCTGTCGCAGCGCCGGTGGCGGCGCGGTGATCGCGATCGCCGACGATGGTCCGGGCATTCCCACCGGGGAGTGCGATCAGGTGTTCAAGCGCTTCTACCGACTCGAACAGAGCCGTTACACGCCGGGCAACGGTCTGGGCCTGAGCCTGGTCGCGGCGGTTGCCGGCCTCCATGGCGCCGAGATTGCGCTGCACGACAATGCGCCCGGCCTCACGGTCCGGCTCAGCTTCCCGGCGACATCAGCGCGATAG